Proteins from a single region of Anomaloglossus baeobatrachus isolate aAnoBae1 unplaced genomic scaffold, aAnoBae1.hap1 Scaffold_462, whole genome shotgun sequence:
- the LOC142280716 gene encoding oocyte zinc finger protein XlCOF29-like: MDMDRDKMAERILHLTLEILFRLTGEDYTVVKKTSSERCQAPVSEGWGRPLSPITGPPPHLPIHEDINDQKILELTYKMIELLTGEVTLLGMLGHYTVTL, encoded by the exons atggatatggacagggacaagatggcagagaggatattacacctcaccctagagatcctcttccggcttactggagag gattacaccgtagtgaagaagacctctagtgagcgctgtcaggcccctgtgtctgagggatggggaagacccctgagcccaatcacggggcctccacctcacctcccgatacatgaggacatcaatgaccagaagatcctagaactcacctacaagatgattgagctgctgactggagaggtgacactgctgggaatgctgggacattatacagtaacgctatga
- the LOC142280718 gene encoding uncharacterized protein LOC142280718, whose product MEEWEYLEGHKDLYKDVMMEVPQPLTSPVLSSKKTTPERCPRPLLPQDCNQEDPDVPQDVSPPDLSSKRTTPERCPRPLLPQDCKQEDPDVPQDVSPPDLSSKRTTPERCPRPLLPQDCKQEEPDVPQDPQGEDLPHINTTETYVRGDERSKEEIPTDNRPDESTRRLEAQLTSSIFKSDDFDITQDITEVNASSNQSALTAEKPFSTSAYGKIHKIHTGEKRLSSESVMFQRTDTGEKPYSCSECGKCFNQKSNLVRHQRIHTGEKPFTCSECGISFACKSHLVTHQRIHTGEKPYSCSECGKCYKQKSYLVTHQRTHTGEKPFKCSECGICFARKIACVTHQIIHTGEKPYSCFECGKCFNKKSHLVTHQRIHTGEKPFTCSECGKCFADESNFAKHKRSHTGEKIFSSESMFQKNHTGEKPYSCSECGKYFNQKSHLVTHQRIHTEEKPLCSE is encoded by the exons atggaggagtgggagtatttagaaggacacaaagatctgtacaaggacgtcatgatggaggttccccagcccctcacatcaccag ttctatccagtaagaagacaacaccagagagatgtccccgtcctcttctcccacaggactgtaaccaagaagatcccgatgttcctcaggatgtgtctcctccagatctatccagtaagaggacaacaccagagagatgtccccgtcctcttctcccacaggactgtaaacaagaagatcccgatgttcctcaggatgtgtctcctccagatctatccagtaagaggacaacaccagagagatgtccccgtcctcttctcccacaggactgtaaacaagaagaacccgatgttcctcaggatcctcag ggggaagatctgccccatattaatactacagagacatatgtgaggggtgatgagcggagtaaagaggagattcctacagataaccgcccag ATGAATCTACCAGGAGATTAGaagcacaactgacatcttcaatttttaaatcagatgactttgatatcacacaagatataactgaagtgaatgcctcATCAAATCAAAGTGCTCTCACAGCAGAGAAGCCGTTCTCAACTTCAGCATATGGAAAAATccataaaattcacacaggggaaaaaagaCTTTCTTCAGAGTCTGTTATGTTCCAGAGAActgacacaggggagaagccatattcatgttctgaatgtggaaaatgttttaaccaaaaatcaaatcttgttagacaccagagaattcacacaggggagaagccttttacatgttcagaatgtgggatatcTTTTGCatgtaaatcacatcttgttacacatcagagaattcacacaggggagaagccatattcatgttctgaatgtggaaaatgttataagcaaaaatcatatcttgttacacatcagagaactcacacaggggagaaaccttttaaatgttcagaatgtgggatatgttttgcaCGTAAAATAGCTTGTGTTACacatcagataattcacacaggggagaagccatattcatgttttgaatgtggaaaatgttttaacaaaaaatcacatcttgttactcaccagagaattcacacaggggagaagccttttacatgttcagaatgtgggaaatgttttgcagatgaaTCAAATTTTGCTAAACAcaaaagaagtcacacaggggagaaaataTTTTCTTCAGAGTCTATGttccagaaaaatcacacaggggagaagccatattcatgttctgaatgtggaaaatattttaaccaaaaatcacatcttgttactcaccagagaattcacacagaggagaaacCCTTGTGCTCAGAATGA